Part of the Oscillibacter hominis genome is shown below.
TGGTGCCGGAGTCCTGGCGGTAAATGCCCGTCAGATGGCGGATCAGCGTGGATTTTCCTGCGCCATTGGGGCCCACCAGCCCGTAGACCGCGCCCGCCGGCACGCTCAGGCTGGCCCCATCCAAAGCGGCAAAGCCGTCAAAGCGCTTGACGACGTTGTTCACCTCAATCATGTCTTGCTCCTTCCCTGAACAGTGCTTCCAGGTCCTGCTCCGCCACCTGAAGATAGCGCAGCTCGGCCAGAGTTTCCCTCACACGGTTCATCAGCTCTTCCTTCCGGGCCTGGTCCGCCTCCGGGTTTCCCGCGGCGAAGCTTCCCTTGCCCTGCACGGAATAGATATAGCCCTCCGTCTCCAGCTCGTTGTACGCCCGCTGGATGGTGTTGGGGTTGATGGCCAACTGTGTTGCCAGCGCCCGCACTGAGGGCAGCCGGTCATCCTTAGCCAGCGCACCGGTGACAATCAGCTTTTTCAGGCCGTCCCGTATCTGCTCGTAGATGGGCCGGGAGTCCCGATAGTTCAGACTGATCATCCACTCACCTCCTGTTCATCAGCTCCAACTGTACTATTCGTACTAATACAGTTAATATAGACCATTTCCCGCCCGCTGTCAAGAGCCGCTTTTTTGCCGCAAATTCCCGGTGGGAAAGGGGGAAAAGCGTTGAAAACTCAGCGATTTTTCATAAAATTTCGCTTTACATCCGCCTTTTTTGTGGTATAATAAAAGAGCACGCGTATGAGGCGTGAATTTGAAACTGCCCCAGAGCTTGGCCCGCGGAAGGATTCACCGGCCCGGGACTCAGCTTTGCGGGGACTTATGGAAAGGTGGACAAACCCTATGATGCTCAAAGAGCAGAAGACGAAGATCATCAGCGAAAACCGCACCCACGAGAAGGACACCGGTTCCCCCGAGGTACAGGTGGCCATTCTGACCGAGCGCATCAACCAGCTCACCGAACACATGAAGAAGAACCCCCAGGATAAGCACTCCCAGAGAGGCCTTCTGAAGATGGTCGGTAAGCGCCGCAACATGCTGGATTATCTCCAGCGCAAGGACATCGAGCGCTATCGCGCCCTGATTGCCAAGCTGGGCCTGCGCAAGTAATGGAAATGAGGGTGGTGTGGCATTGGCGCACCACCCTTTCTTTCATCCCCGCGTCGCATGAGAGCCATACAAAGCCTTTAGCAGTTGAAGGAGCGCCTTTTCAGCGCCGCGCTGGTCGCGCAGCGCTTTGCGGGCGCCGCTTCAAGTGCTAATGGTTTGGCTCCCATGCGGAAAAATTCTGTAAAGGAGACAAACCATGTCAACAATCATCACCCAAAGACAATTCCCCGGCTGCCGCAGATACGAAATGGAGCTGGCCGGCCGGCCCCTCTTCCTGGAGGTGGGCAAGCTGGCCGAGCTGGCCAACGCCGCCGTCATGGTGGGCTACGGCGACACCCGTGTGCTGGTGTGCGCCACCGCCGCCCCCCGCCCCCGGGACGGCATCGACTTCTTCCCCCTGAGTGTGGACTTTGAGGAGAAGATGTACTCCGTGGGCCGCATCCCCGGCAGCTTCAACCGCCGGGAAGGCCGCCCCGGCGAGAAGGGCATCCTGACCGCCCGGGTCATCGACCGCCCCATCCGCCCCCTGTTCCCCTATGACTTCCGCAACGACGTTTCCATCATGGCCACGGTCATGAGCGTGGATCACGACTGCTCCCCGGAGATCGCCGCCCTCATCGGCACCTCCGCCGCCCTGGCCATCTCCGACATCCCCTGGAACGGCCCCATCGGCGCGCTGAAGGTGGGCCTGGTGGACGGCAAGCTGGTCTTCAATCCCACCAGTGAGCAGCGCAAGACCTCCGATTTGGACGTCACCGTGGTCTCCACCGGCAAGAAGGTGGTCATGATCGAGGCCGGCGCCAACGAGGTGGACAACGATACCATGTACGAGGCCATCCGCATGGCCCATGAGGAGAACCAGAAGCAGATCGCCCTCATCAACCAGAT
Proteins encoded:
- a CDS encoding GntR family transcriptional regulator encodes the protein MISLNYRDSRPIYEQIRDGLKKLIVTGALAKDDRLPSVRALATQLAINPNTIQRAYNELETEGYIYSVQGKGSFAAGNPEADQARKEELMNRVRETLAELRYLQVAEQDLEALFREGARHD
- the rpsO gene encoding 30S ribosomal protein S15 — encoded protein: MMLKEQKTKIISENRTHEKDTGSPEVQVAILTERINQLTEHMKKNPQDKHSQRGLLKMVGKRRNMLDYLQRKDIERYRALIAKLGLRK